The following proteins are co-located in the Pochonia chlamydosporia 170 chromosome 6, whole genome shotgun sequence genome:
- a CDS encoding thymidylate synthase (similar to Talaromyces marneffei ATCC 18224 XP_002145826.1), whose translation MATQQNGVAANGAASKRHEEYQYLDLIREILDEGEERPDRTGTGTISIFAPRPLKFSLNRDGTPIVPLLTTKRVFLRAVIAELLWFIEGNTSSKALSDVGVKIWDGNGSREFLDNLGLTHREEGDLGPVYGFQWRHFGAEYVDAKTGYAGQGVDQLADVIDKLKNKPYDRRIIMSAWNARDLHLMALPPCHVFAQFYVSYPSRGRRNGKPAVNGTNGSAEKGHLHCQLYQRSCDMGLGVPFNIASYALLTHMMAHVCDLVPGSLTHVMGDAHVYADHEDALNIQLEREPRDFPEIEIAREKGGSIDGWKVEDFVIKGYDPHKTIAMKMAV comes from the exons ATGGCGACTCAACAGAATGGCGTTGCTGCCAACGGAGCTGCTTCCAAGAGACATGAGGAGTACCAGTACCTGGATTTGATTCGTGAGATTCTTGATGAGGGAGAAGAGAGACCTGATCG CACAGGAACCGGCACAATCAGCATCTTTGCTCCTCGACCACTCAAATTCTCACTCAACAGGGACGGCACGCCGATTGTTCCCCTCCTCACCACTAAGCGCGTGTTCCTGCGGGCTGTGATTGCCGAGCTACTCTGGTTCATCGAAGGCAACACCTCATCCAAGGCCCTTAGCGACGTGGGCGTCAAAATCTGGGACGGCAACGGCTCCCGCGAGTTCCTCGACAACTTGGGCCTCACGCACCGCGAAGAAGGCGACCTGGGCCCTGTATACGGATTCCAATGGCGTCACTTTGGAGCGGAATACGTCGACGCAAAGACAGGTTACGCAGGACAAGGCGTCGACCAGCTCGCTGATGTCATTGACAAGCTCAAGAACAAACCATATGATCGGAGGATCATCATGAGTGCATGGAACGCCCGTGACTTGCACCTCATGGCCCTCCCGCCGTGTCATGTCTTTGCACAGTTTTACGTCTCGTACCCCAGCCGTGGGAGGCGCAACGGCAAACCCGCGGTGAACGGCACAAATGGCAGCGCGGAAAAGGGCCATCTACACTGCCAGTTGTACCAACGGTCCTGCGACATGGGTCTCGGCGTGCCATTCAACATTGCTAGCTACGCGCTGCTCACACACATGATGGCACATGTGTGCGATTTAGTCCCAGGGAGTTTGACGCATGTCATGGGCGATGCGCACGTCTACGCTGATCATGAAGATGCCCTGAATATACAGCTGGAAAGAGAACCGCGTGACTTCCCTGAGATAGAAATCGCGCGGGAGAAGGGAGGCAGcattgatggatggaaggTGGAAGATTTCGTGATCAAGGGGTATGATCCGCACAAGACGATCGCCATGAAGATGGCTGTATAG
- a CDS encoding triacylglycerol lipase FGL2 (similar to Metarhizium acridum CQMa 102 XP_007806874.1) has product MRSWTLVQPLLWAQLAHAHSNQHHVIDSSQSPHHPPSPSNISTSLFASLERLSRLVDISYCIGNTGIHKPFHCLSRCKEFPDISLTTTWSTGFLMGDSCGYIALDHGKANSKSKAETASDKKGAIIVAFRGTYSIANTIVDLGTIPQEYVPYPAPDDDDKDSQQTLRRKCNNCTVHMGFLQSWRMARTTVIPELKALKRKYPGYQIQLVGHSLGGAVACLAALELKLSLGWDNLLVTTFGEPRVGNYQLARFIDKAFHLDGPSNLEHRSYRRVTHNNDPVPLLPLDEWGYKPHGGEIYISKQELQPTEIDVRTCVGDTDPQCSAGAETTLLEDVRRLLHFARASPSIEEYIAARTLPTRLKLWQLFFAHRDYFWRLGLCVPGGDPANWGRGWAEGFESDEL; this is encoded by the coding sequence ATGCGGTCTTGGACCTTGGTCCAGCCTCTGCTGTGGGCGCAGTTGGCTCACGCTCACTCAAACCAACACCACGTCATAGACTCGTCTCAGTCACCGCATCAtccaccgtcaccgtcaaaTATCTCGACCTCATTATTCGCCAGTCTTGAGCGTCTGTCTAGATTGGTAGACATCTCATACTGCATCGGCAATACCGGCATCCACAAACCATTCCATTGTCTGTCGCGATGCAAGGAATTCCCTGATATTTCGTTGACCACCACGTGGAGCACAGGGTTTCTCATGGGCGACAGCTGCGGGTACATTGCGTTAGACCACGGCAAGGCGAATTCAAAATCTAAAGCGGAAACGGCCTCTGATAAAAAAGGAGCCATCATCGTTGCTTTCCGCGGCACATacagcatcgccaacaccatcgtAGACCTGGGCACCATCCCGCAGGAATATGTACCGTATCCCGCTCccgacgatgacgacaaggactCCCAGCAGACTCTTCGTCGAAAGTGCAACAACTGCACTGTGCACATGGGCTTCCTGCAATCATGGCGGATGGCCAGGACAACAGTCATCCCGGAACTCAAAGCGCTCAAGAGGAAATACCCAGGCTATCAAATCCAATTAGTCGGGCACAGCCTCGGAGGCGCCGTAGCCTGCCTTGCAGCGCTGGAGCTGAAGCTATCTCTCGGCTGGGACAACCTCCTTGTCACGACGTTTGGCGAGCCCCGCGTAGGCAACTACCAGCTAGCTCGCTTCATCGACAAAGCCTTCCACCTAGACGGCCCATCCAACCTGGAGCACAGGTCCTACCGCCGTGTAACTCACAACAACGATCCGGTTCCCCTCCTGCCCCTCGACGAATGGGGATACAAACCCCACGGAGGAGAGATTTACATATCCAAACAAGAGCTTCAACCTACCGAGATTGATGTACGAACCTGTGTTGGTGACACCGATCCGCAGTGTAGCGCCGGTGCCGAGACCACTCTGCTCGAGGATGTGCGACGCCTGCTTCACTTTGCGCGGGCATCTCCTTCTATTGAGGAGTACATTGCTGCGAGAACGTTGCCCACTCGTCTTAAGCTTTGGCAGCTGTTCTTTGCGCATCGAGACTATTTCTGGAGGTTGGGGCTGTGTGTGCCTGGTGGTGATCCGGCGAACTGGGGACGAGGTTGGGCGGAGGGATTCGAGTCGGATGAGTTGTAA
- a CDS encoding mitochondrial-processing peptidase subunit alpha protein (similar to Eutypa lata UCREL1 XP_007792959.1) has protein sequence MDHSSRDEEWDALPYQPLGEGPTPAAHGHRKTSLFLCAFRIGNKIYHRGFWISAFLLFIALVVFIIDGSGHLRSSSFRSANSAEIPAQSADPGVKMPGSCTTWPVAGDYSYNESAANRQSKLRLDSYAPAGGWEKPQGTRVVAVVFYGRRRTVDILDCYLQQNLARNGGYVDQVQFLLHTTDQADISYISQLASQTAEYRVLGPGNCKGNDYGCMWESLVEDNTIYVKIDDDVVYIHQDAIPQLVNTRLKERFPLAISANLVNAPVTGLEHYHFGAIHPFLVDPADGPSYEASESWRPSEKPFYPEDKMPHYQDHNATLFPHPPYQGHTWLLIQGDNSYNLRKTPIGINFGRNAGLHDLYMTAWESWACGAQQQYSLLRNIELNQVSNYFFGRPIRYATDTSMSPLKSPETDTQPGAEQLFDTQYKRSNIIFIAMWGHDIKLTLPLGEDDELDMTLYKPRKLKRPFVVDTRSVIAHFSFGTQADGMRSTDLLDRWRALANELVCKPNNLKAPWDRRCPGF, from the exons ATGGATCATTCATCacgagatgaagaatggGATGCTCTCCCGTATCAGCCATTGGGAGAAGGACCAACCCCAGCCGCTCATGGTCATCGCAAGACGAGCCTATTTCTCTGTGCGTTTCGGATAGGCAACAAAATTTACCATCGTGGTTTCTGGATCAGTGCCTTCCTGTTGTTCATCGCATTGGTTGTCTTTATAATCGATGGCTCTGGTCACCTCCGCTCCTCTAGTTTCCGTTCGGCAAACTCGGCTGAGATACCTGCACAAAGCGCGGATCCCGGTGTGAAAATGCCAGGATCTTGCACAACATGGCCGGTCGCTGGCGACTACTCCTACAACGAATCTGCCGCGAATCGTCAAAGCAAGCTGCGCCTCGATAGCTATGCACCAGCGGGTGGATGGGAAAAACCTCAGGGCACTCGAGTGGTCGCCGTCGTCTTCTACGGTCGCCGCAGGACCGTCGATATACTAGACTGCTATCTGCAGCAGAACCTCGCTCGCAACGGTGGCTATGTTGACCAAGTTCAGTTCTTATTACATACTACCGACCAAGCCGATATCTCATACATCAGCCAGCTTGCTTCACAAACTGCCGAATATCGTGTCCTGGGCCCTGGAAATTGTAAAGGAAACGATTACGGCTGCATGTGGGAGTCACTAGTCGAGGATAATACCATCTATGTTAAAatcgatgatgatgtg GTGTATATTCACCAAGATGCCATACCACAGCTTGTGAACACTCGTTTAAAGGAGCGATTCCCTCTCGCGATATCAGCGAATCTCGTCAATGCCCCTGTGACAGGCCTGGAACATTATCATTTTGGGGCCATCCACCCGTTTTTAGTTGACCCAGCTGATGGGCCATCATACGAGGCTTCCGAGAGTTGGCGACCATCCGAAAAGCCCTTCTACCCCGAGGATAAGATGCCTCATTATCAAGACCACAACGCTACTCTGTTTCCGCACCCACCATATCAAGGTCATACCTGGTTACTGATCCAAGGCGACAACAGCTACAACCTACGCAAGACACCCATAGGTATCAACTTTGGGCGCAACGCTGGGCTTCATGACCTGTACATGACGGCGTGGGAGTCTTGGGCCTGTGGCGCGCAGCAACAGTACTCGCTGCTGCGAAATATCGAGCTGAATCAAGTTTCAAACTACTTCTTTGGACGGCCCATCAGATATGCCACTGACACGTCCATGTCACCTTTGAAGAGCCCGGAAACAGACACACAGCCAGGGGCGGAGCAGCTCTTCGACACCCAGTACAAGCGAAGCAACATTATTTTCATTGCAATGTGGGGTCACGATATCAAGCTTACGCTGCCTCTTGGAGAGGATGACGAGCTAGACATGACTCTCTATAAACCTAGGAAGCTGAAGCGACCGTTTGTTGTTGACACACGCAGCGTTATTGCCCATTTTAGCTTTGGTACACAGGCTGATGGGATGCGCTCGACTGATTTGCTCGATCGGTGGCGGGCCTTGGCCAACGAACTCGTTTGCAAACCAAATAACCTGAAGGCGCCGTGGGACAGACGGTGTCCTGGATTCTAG
- a CDS encoding 60S ribosomal protein L36 (similar to Metarhizium acridum CQMa 102 XP_007806871.1), which produces MAKEAPAKTGLTVGLNRGHKTTPRVVKPRVSRTKGHLSKRTAFVREVVKEVAGLAPYERRVIELLRNSKDKRARKLAKKRLGTFGRAKKKVDELQRVIAESRRAH; this is translated from the exons atggccaaggAAGCGCCCGCGAAAACCGGTCTGACCGTCGGTCTGAACCGCGGCCAC AAAACCACTCCCCGTGTTGTCAAGCCCCGTGTGTCCCGTACCAAGGGCCACCTGAGCAAGCGCACTGCTTTCGTCCGTGAGGTCGTCAAGGAGGTTGCTGG TCTCGCCCCCTACGAGCGCCGTGTCATCGAATTGCTCCGCAACTCCAAGGACAAGCGTGCCCGTAAGCTCGCCAAGAAGAGA CTCGGTACCTTTGGCCgtgccaagaagaaggtcgATGAGCTCCAGCGCGTCATTGCCGAGTCCCGCCGCGCCCACTAA